Proteins from one Camelina sativa cultivar DH55 chromosome 8, Cs, whole genome shotgun sequence genomic window:
- the LOC104709782 gene encoding uncharacterized protein LOC104709782, with translation MVKQRIEKSQGIPVPKQTLFFQGKYLHDHFEIRLWHVGDNSLLFLYVSPDEMPNQKNNDQTKQSPSKPVDGFVNKPFHKITATRIDNGSSRPSYSLDELLAPHVSRFVTVGTGSSTRIRNQEVVQTKKCSSSDSVKEAVINITADWPLRKKRKIIPSIRMTVFVKTVDETRMIPVEVNANDKN, from the coding sequence ATGGTGAAACAGAGGATCGAGAAGTCTCAAGGTATCCCTGTTCCCAAACAAACCCTTTTCTTCCAAGGCAAGTATCTTCATGACCACTTTGAGATACGATTATGGCATGTCGGAGacaactctcttctctttctctacgTCTCTCCTGACGAGATGCCTAATCAGAAGAACAACGATCAAACCAAGCAATCTCCATCAAAGCCAGTTGATGGGTTCGTTAACAAACCATTCCACAAGATCACGGCGACGAGAATCGACAACGGATCATCACGACCGTCTTATTCACTTGATGAGTTACTTGCCCCTCACGTCTCAAGATTTGTGACGGTTGGAACTGGAAGCAGCACAAGAATCAGAAATCAAGAAGTGGTTCAAACCAAGAAATGTTCATCGTCAGACTCAGTCAAAGAGGCCGTCATCAACATTACTGCAGATTGGcctttgaggaagaagagaaagatcatcCCGTCGATAAGGATGACAGTATTTGTGAAGACAGTTGACGAGACCAGGATGATTCCAGTGGAGGTTAACGCAAATGATAAGAACTGA
- the LOC104709783 gene encoding putative cullin-like protein 2 yields MVFSRRENSNLSQVFMDIRESMKTSVAIRLVIPFPLLCGPALHCKETPSKDVRTLIHKEREDKQIDRAIIKNVLDVYVEIEMGKMDRYKQDFERFVLQRTKLYYSEKARSWIEDKEHSFPNYMLKTEECLNKERERAIHYLHFRTVPKLVQALLNQLLVMAPKELQEEEHLGCLALL; encoded by the exons ATGGTTTTTAGCAGAAGAGAAAATAGCAATCTTTCTCAGGTTTTTATGGATATACGTGAAAGCATGAAGACTTCGGTTGCTATAAGACTG GTTATCCCATTTCCTCTCCTATGTGGACCAGCACTTCATTGCAAGGAAACCCCTTCCAAGGATGTACGAACTCTT ATTCATAAAGAACGCGAGGATAAACAGATTGATAGGGCAATTATAAAAAATGTGTTAGATGTCTATGTTGAGATTGAGATGGGAAAGATGGACAGATACAAACAGGATTTTGAGCGCTTCGTCCTTCAGCGTACCAAACTTTACTATTCTGAAAAGGCGAGAAGCTGGATCGAAGACAAGGAACATTCTTTCCCTAATTACATGCTAAAG ACTGAGGAGTGCCTTAACAAGGAGAGGGAGAGAGCCATTCACTACCTTCATTTTAGAACTGTGCCCAAGCTAGTTCAG GCACTACTAAATCAATTGTTGGTTATGGCTCCGAAAGagcttcaagaagaagagcacTTAGGGTGCCTTGCATTGCTCTAA
- the LOC104709785 gene encoding AN1-type zinc finger protein 4-like, with translation MKLLIDTESDSSFSIDVDFLDTLLTTKQKIEKAQGIPVCKQTLLFQGSVLQDQFKIRICHILENSRLFLYISPEDNPNQNNHDQTEQSPSHPIHGYVNNQDLPVVSNKDSMKGFLGIQDSPQGKNNQVFHQTEQSRLPSNSFGESSYGGDRALPPREQVCKKSQHYRPVQRIMARRIDNGSSRPSYSLDELLAPQDFPPVTFVGSKRKRNQEVVQTEQSSTSDSVKEVMNIQVPVKKMIKTSPMKLTVYVQPPYEETRKIRMEVNANDRIKELRKELVEMQKRGELDLPPQGYYFLGLGSSETCRHQNRPEETTQCPTIL, from the exons ATGAAGTTGCTCATAGATACTGAAAGTGACTCATCGTTCTCCATTGATGTTGATTTCTTGGATACACTGTTAACCACAAAACAGAAGATCGAGAAGGCTCAAGGTATCCCTGTTTGCAAACAAACCCTTCTCTTCCAAGGCAGTGTTCTTCAAGACCAATTTAAGATACGAATTTGCCATATCCTAGAAAACTCTCGTCTCTTTCTCTACATCTCTCCGGAAGACAACCCTAATCAGAACAACCACGATCAAACCGAGCAATCTCCATCACATCCAATTCATGGGTACGTTAACAATCAAGATTTGCCTGTTGTGAGCAACAAAGACTCAATGAAAGGGTTCCTTGGGATTCAAGATTCGCCGCAGGGTAAGAACAACCAAGTTTTCCATCAAACAGAGCAATCTCGATTACCGTCAAACTCATTTGGAGAGAGCAGTTATGGTGGGGATAGAGCTTTGCCGCCTAGGGAACAGGTCTGCAAGAAGAGCCAACATTATCGCCCTGTCCAAAGGATCATGGCAAGGAGAATCGATAACGGATCATCACGACCGTCGTATTCACTTGATGAGTTACTTGCCCCTCAAGATTTTCCGCCTGTGACGTTtgttggaagcaaaagaaaaaggaatcaaGAAGTGGTTCAAACCGAGCAATCTTCAACGTCAGACTCAGTCAAAGAGGTCATGAACATTCAAGTGCctgtgaagaagatgatcaagacCAGCCCTATGAAGCTAACAGTGTACGTGCAGCCACCATATGAGGAGACCAGAAAGATTCGAATGGAGGTTAACGCAAATGATAGAATTAAAGAACTGAGGAAAGAGCTGGTTGAGATGCAAAAGAGGGGTGAGTTAGATCTGCCTCCCCAAGGGTATTACTTT CTTGGACTGGGCAGCTCAGAAACATGCCGTCACCAGAACCGACCTGAGGAAACGACTCAGTGTCCCACCATCTTATAG
- the LOC104707788 gene encoding uncharacterized protein LOC104707788: MDVYVETQRGSPFSIEVGYFDTVLEIKKKIEKYQRIPVPKQTLLFQGKVLQDDLDIEQCQILNNSRLQLFLSSPGNNDQMRNQNRNNQVFQTEQDSPPSNSTEQINNGHPQDSTMLMSGSNNNNNNPLKKLRVMVLPKCGTRKIPVEVNAGDNVGELRKELAKIQQRFQLNLPQDDYFFIYKQNVMDDDRSFRWHRVDHGDTIEIFNGSVSGGS; this comes from the exons ATGGATGTATACGTAGAGACTCAAAGAGGCTCACCATTCTCCATTGAAGTGGGCTACTTCGATACAGTCTTAGAGATCAAAAAGAAGATCGAGAAGTATCAACGTATCCCTGTCCCGAAACAAACCCTTCTCTTCCAAGGCAAGGTTCTTCAAGATGATCTCGATATCGAACAATGTCAGATCCTCAACAACTCTCGTCTCCAACTCTTCCTCTCCTCTCCCGGTAACAACGACCAAATGCGCAATCAGAACCGCAACAATCAGGTGTTCCAAACCGAGCAAGATTCTCCACCATCAAACTCAACAGAACAGATCAATAACGGTCATCCTCAAGATTCGACAATGCTAATGTCGGggagtaacaacaacaacaacaatccccTGAAGAAGCTGAGAGTAATGGTGCTGCCTAAATGCGGGACTAGGAAGATTCCAGTGGAG GTGAACGCAGGTGATAACGTTGGAGAGCTGAGGAAAGAGCTGGCTAAGATTCAACAGAGGTTTCAGTTAAATCTGCCTCAAGATGACtatttctttatatacaaaCAGAATGTAATGGATGATGACCGGTCTTTCCGGTGGCACCGTGTTGATCACGGCGATACAATTGAGATTTTCAATGGAAGTGTTTCCGGTGGCTCTTAA
- the LOC104707789 gene encoding uncharacterized protein LOC104707789, which translates to MTIASAPARQTDRSAATGFTPAFATTAKAVVTVPVQVPPGTVVSEGLGKDALISWFRGEFAAANAIIDAMCSHLRVTTEEAVSGSEYEAVFAAIHRRRLNWIPVLQMQKYHSIAEVAIELQKVAAKKAEDLKLKKTEEAEQDLKEAATAEEEEEKVIKKKDDCIDGEKVTENEINGDVEDVEDDSPTSDITDSGSHQDVHHTAAADTTHQIICQSHEDCDARSCEIKPIKGFQAKEQVKGHTVNVVKGLKLYEELLKEDEISKLIDFVAELREAGVNGKLAGETFILFNKQIKGNKRELIQLGVPIFGHVKTDEKSNDSNNSVNIEPIPPLLESVIDHFVTWRLIPEYKRPNGCVINFFEEGEYSQPFLKPPHLEQPISTLVLSESTMAFGRILSSDNEGNFRGPLTLSLKQGSMLVMRGNSADMARHVMCPSQTKRVSITFFRIRPESYHNHSRPTSPHNDGVMTMWQPYQMAPTPFLNGYDHSVDMMPKLGVLRPPMVMMAPPPVQPMVLPSPNVMGTGGTGVFLPWASVNSSRKHVKHLPPRAQKKRLLPLPPAASSSPAGGSTSEPVISVN; encoded by the exons ATGACGATAGCGTCAGCGCCAGCACGCCAGACAGATCGATCAGCAGCCACTGGTTTCACCCCTGCTTTCGCTACGACGGCGAAGGCGGTGGTGACCGTTCCCGTTCAGGTTCCGCCTGGGACTGTTGTTTCCGAAGGACTAGGGAAAGATGCGTTGATCTCGTGGTTCAGAGGCGAGTTCGCGGCGGCGAACGCTATAATCGACGCCATGTGCTCGCATCTCAGAGTAACAACCGAAGAAGCAGTTTCCGGATCGGAGTACGAAGCTGTTTTCGCCGCGATCCATCGCCGGCGTCTGAACTGGATCCCTGTTCTCCAGATGCAGAAGTATCATTCCATCGCTGAGGTCGCGATCGAGCTCCAGAAAGTTGCGGCTAAGAAAGCGGAGGATCTCAAACTGAAGAAGACAGAGGAGGCTGAGCAAGATCTGAAAGAAGCGGCGACggctgaggaggaggaggagaaagtgatcaagaagaaggatgattgTATTGACGGCGAGAAAGTAACGGAAAATGAGATTAACGGAGATGTTGAAGACGTTGAAGATGATTCTCCGACTAGTGATATCACTGATTCAG GTTCTCATCAGGATGTTCACCACACTGCTGCTGCGGATACCACACATCAGATTATATGTCAGAGCCATGAAGATTGTGATGCACGCTCATGTGAGATTAAACCTATCAAAGGTTTCCAAGCCAAAGAGCAAGTGAAAGGCCACACT GTTAATGTTGTGAAAGGACTAAAGCTGTATGAAGAATTACTTAAAGAAGATGAGATATCTAAATTGATAGACTTTGTGGCAGAACTTCGAGAAGCTGGCGTTAACGGGAAGCTTGCAg GTGAGACTTTTATACTGttcaacaagcagattaaagggAACAAGAGAGAGCTGATCCAGCTTGGTGTCCCCATCTTTGGCCATGTTAAGACAGATGAAAAATCCAACGACAGCAACAACTCTG TTAACATTGAGCCAATTCCACCACTTCTTGAGAGTGTCATTGATCACTTTGTCACATGGAGACTCATCCCAGAGTACAAGAGACCAAATGGTTGTGTCATCAACTTCTTCGAAGAG GGTGAATACTCACAGCCTTTCCTCAAACCACCTCACTTAGAACAACCAATCTCCACTCTTGTCCTCTCTGAATCAACAATGGCCTTTGGACGTATTCTCTCAAGTGACAACGAAGGCAACTTCAGAGGACCTTTAACTTTGTCTCTCAAACAAGG GTCTATGTTGGTGATGAGAGGGAACAGTGCAGACATGGCTAGACATGTAATGTGCCCATCACAAACCAAAAGAGTAAGCATCACGTTCTTTCGTATTCGACCTGAATCATATCATAACCATTCACGACCCACAAGTCCTCACAACGACGGTGTAATGACAATGTGGCAACCCTACCAAATGGCACCAACTCCATTCCTCAATGGCTATGATCACTCAGTTGACATGATGCCAAAACTTGGAGTCCTACGTCCTCCAATGGTCATGATGGCACCACCACCGGTTCAACCAATGGTATTACCAAGTCCAAATGTGATGGGAACTGGTGGTACAGGCGTTTTCTTACCATGGGCATCTGTTAATAGCTCAAGAAAACATGTGAAGCATTTGCCTCCACGTGCGCAGAAGAAGCGATTACTCCCGCTTCctcctgctgcttcttcttctccagctgGAGGATCCACCTCTGAGCCTGTGATCAGTGTAAATTGA